Proteins encoded by one window of Pseudonocardia alni:
- a CDS encoding methylmalonyl-CoA mutase family protein, giving the protein MTDSDRSAVDRAAGPEGSAVDGPVEPEELVLAGGFDPVTRDQWLAAADAVVRKSGRIGEDAELGAGVETLTRTSPDGIRVAPLYADEDTTDLPPTGVPGSWPFTRGARTDGHVPDGWDIRQRHAGTDPAAVREAVLADLECGVTSVWLRVGEGGVAVADLARALEGVHLDLAGVALDAGTEQVAAAHAYLDLAARNGVEDAELLGSLGVDPIGLRARAGSGPDVDSVVEVARRVHGTFDKVTAITVDATVIREAGGSDAQELGWSLAAGVAYLRALDAAGIAVADAARLLEFRYAATPEQFPTIAALRAGRRLWARVLEASGVTDVPQTQHATVPEALFTRRDPWVNMLRGTVAGFAAGVGGADAVTVPPFDAALGVAEPFSRRIARNTQNLLVEEAHLARVIDPGGGSWYIEHLTDDLAGPAWEFFVEIEAAGGAVAALDSGLVAERVGEVRARREADVAKRRTPLTGVSEFPDLNEKPVERTPLPPAVERGGLPLYRPAEAYEAHRDRSDALLGETGSRPTAFLATLGPLAVYTARAGFTRNLLAAGGVDTVDAGPTDSTADVVDAYGKDGTPVVVLCSSDTVYDERAAETAAALREAGAARILLAGKPKDEVPGVDGHLFAGCDALAVLDDVYTHLEGSK; this is encoded by the coding sequence ATGACGGACAGTGACCGCAGCGCGGTCGACCGCGCAGCCGGTCCGGAGGGCTCTGCCGTGGACGGTCCGGTGGAGCCGGAGGAGCTGGTCCTGGCCGGTGGCTTCGACCCGGTCACCCGTGACCAGTGGCTCGCCGCCGCGGACGCGGTGGTGCGCAAGTCGGGCCGGATCGGCGAGGACGCCGAGCTCGGGGCCGGGGTCGAGACCCTGACCCGCACCTCACCCGACGGCATCCGTGTCGCGCCGCTCTACGCCGACGAGGACACCACCGACCTGCCGCCCACCGGCGTGCCGGGGTCGTGGCCGTTCACCCGCGGCGCCCGCACCGACGGGCACGTACCCGACGGCTGGGACATCCGCCAGCGCCACGCCGGCACCGATCCGGCGGCCGTCCGCGAGGCCGTGCTGGCCGACCTGGAGTGCGGCGTCACCTCGGTGTGGCTGCGCGTGGGCGAGGGCGGCGTCGCCGTCGCCGACCTGGCCCGCGCCCTGGAGGGCGTGCACCTGGACCTGGCCGGGGTCGCCCTGGACGCCGGGACCGAGCAGGTCGCCGCCGCGCACGCCTACCTGGACCTGGCCGCGCGCAACGGCGTCGAGGACGCCGAGCTGCTCGGCTCGCTGGGCGTGGACCCGATCGGGCTGCGCGCCCGCGCGGGGTCCGGCCCGGACGTCGACTCGGTCGTCGAGGTCGCCCGCCGCGTCCACGGCACCTTCGACAAGGTCACCGCGATCACCGTCGACGCGACCGTGATCCGCGAGGCGGGCGGCTCCGACGCCCAGGAGCTGGGCTGGTCCCTGGCCGCGGGCGTCGCCTACCTGCGGGCGCTCGACGCGGCCGGGATCGCCGTCGCCGACGCGGCGCGGCTGCTCGAGTTCCGCTACGCCGCCACCCCCGAGCAGTTCCCGACGATCGCCGCCCTGCGCGCCGGGCGGCGGCTGTGGGCCCGGGTGCTGGAGGCCTCCGGCGTCACCGACGTGCCGCAGACCCAGCACGCCACCGTCCCCGAGGCGCTGTTCACCCGCCGCGACCCGTGGGTCAACATGCTCCGCGGCACCGTCGCCGGGTTCGCCGCGGGCGTCGGCGGGGCCGACGCGGTCACCGTGCCGCCCTTCGACGCCGCCCTCGGCGTCGCCGAGCCGTTCTCCCGCCGCATCGCCCGCAACACCCAGAACCTGCTCGTGGAGGAGGCGCACCTGGCGCGGGTCATCGACCCGGGCGGCGGCTCCTGGTACATCGAGCACCTCACCGACGACCTCGCCGGGCCGGCCTGGGAGTTCTTCGTCGAGATCGAGGCCGCGGGTGGGGCCGTCGCCGCCCTCGACTCCGGCCTGGTCGCCGAGCGGGTCGGCGAGGTCCGCGCCCGCCGCGAGGCCGACGTCGCGAAGCGGAGGACGCCGCTCACCGGCGTCTCGGAGTTCCCCGACCTGAACGAGAAGCCGGTCGAGCGCACCCCGCTGCCGCCGGCCGTCGAGCGCGGGGGACTGCCGCTCTACCGCCCCGCCGAGGCCTACGAGGCCCACCGGGACCGCTCCGACGCGCTGCTGGGCGAGACGGGCTCGCGCCCCACCGCCTTCCTCGCCACCCTCGGCCCGCTCGCGGTCTACACCGCCCGCGCCGGGTTCACCCGCAACCTGCTGGCCGCCGGTGGCGTCGACACCGTCGACGCCGGCCCGACCGACTCCACCGCGGACGTCGTCGACGCCTACGGCAAGGACGGGACGCCGGTCGTGGTGCTCTGCTCCTCGGACACGGTCTACGACGAGCGCGCCGCCGAGACCGCCGCCGCGCTGCGCGAGGCCGGTGCCGCGCGCATCCTGCTCGCGGGGAAGCCGAAGGACGAGGTGCCCGGCGTCGACGGCCACCTGTTCGCCGGCTGCGACGCCCTCGCCGTCCTCGACGACGTGTACACCCACCTGGAGGGCTCGAAGTGA
- a CDS encoding DUF3237 domain-containing protein codes for MSTPGPAPAVPGLTPVARVHVLLDPPLEVGRTPFGREREIPIVGGTVAGPGRDGEGLHGEVLRGGADRQRVLDDGTAVIDTRYTVALRSGHLLQLATAGYRTGPAPVLDALLAGEPVDPARYYFRVVVDARTADPDLAWLNTAVLVGSAVRTADAVAYDAYLVT; via the coding sequence GTGTCGACTCCCGGACCCGCACCCGCCGTCCCCGGGCTGACCCCGGTCGCCCGCGTCCACGTCCTGCTCGACCCGCCGCTGGAGGTCGGACGGACCCCGTTCGGCCGGGAGCGGGAGATCCCCATCGTCGGCGGCACGGTCGCCGGACCCGGCCGCGACGGCGAGGGGCTGCACGGCGAGGTGCTCCGGGGCGGCGCCGACCGCCAGCGGGTGCTCGACGACGGCACCGCCGTGATCGACACCCGCTACACCGTGGCGCTGCGGTCGGGGCACCTGCTGCAGCTGGCGACGGCGGGCTACCGCACCGGCCCGGCCCCGGTCCTCGACGCGCTGCTCGCCGGGGAGCCGGTCGACCCGGCCCGCTACTACTTCCGGGTCGTCGTCGACGCCCGGACCGCCGACCCGGACCTGGCCTGGCTCAACACCGCGGTGCTCGTCGGCTCCGCGGTCCGCACCGCCGACGCGGTCGCCTACGACGCCTACCTCGTGACCTGA
- a CDS encoding sulfite oxidase-like oxidoreductase, whose product MPPVTRGFVGRRPRDRRLPPGQYDAGDQWPVLTAERAPTLDTARWTFRIDGLVERPVEWTWDEIRALPRERWDGDIHCVTTWSKFGMRWSGVAVDTLLEAAGPLPEARFAVAHSHSGYTTNMPLSDLTGGRAWLAFEAQGAPLTREHGGPARLLVPHLYFWKSAKWVAGLRLTAEDEPGFWERNGYHDRGDPWSEQRFQGD is encoded by the coding sequence ATGCCCCCCGTGACCCGAGGATTCGTCGGGCGCAGGCCGCGGGACCGGCGGCTGCCACCCGGCCAGTACGACGCCGGTGACCAGTGGCCGGTGCTGACCGCCGAGCGCGCCCCCACCCTGGACACCGCCCGCTGGACCTTCCGCATCGACGGCCTCGTCGAGCGCCCGGTCGAGTGGACCTGGGACGAGATCCGCGCCCTGCCCCGCGAACGCTGGGACGGCGACATCCACTGCGTCACCACCTGGTCGAAGTTCGGGATGCGCTGGAGCGGGGTCGCGGTCGACACGCTGCTGGAGGCCGCGGGGCCGCTGCCGGAGGCACGGTTCGCCGTCGCGCACTCGCACTCGGGCTACACCACCAACATGCCGCTGTCCGACCTCACCGGCGGCCGGGCGTGGCTGGCGTTCGAGGCGCAGGGCGCGCCGCTGACCCGCGAGCACGGCGGCCCGGCGCGGCTGCTCGTGCCGCACCTGTACTTCTGGAAGAGCGCGAAGTGGGTCGCCGGGCTGCGCCTGACCGCCGAGGACGAGCCCGGTTTCTGGGAGCGCAACGGCTACCACGACCGCGGCGACCCGTGGTCCGAGCAGCGCTTCCAGGGCGACTGA
- a CDS encoding FAD-binding oxidoreductase produces the protein MDTTPATTPRRTLRWQTATVLSVHDEAPGVRTFRLGLAEPATHLPGQYYVLRLTAEDGYTAQRSYSVASAPDGRPEIALTVERLDDGEVSEFLHDVVVVGDVLEVRGPVGGWFAWDGVSPALLVGGGSGQVPLAAMLRHARATGRPDLVRMLVSVRTPDDLFYGEELTGPPVTTVFTRTAPPGAVRPAGRLTLDDLAPLVRGGETAFVCGSPAFAAAAADLLAAAGVPDHAIRIEQFGPTGA, from the coding sequence GTGGACACCACCCCGGCCACCACCCCTCGCCGGACCCTGCGCTGGCAGACCGCGACCGTGCTGTCGGTGCACGACGAGGCCCCGGGGGTGCGGACGTTCCGGCTCGGCCTGGCCGAGCCCGCCACGCACCTGCCGGGCCAGTACTACGTGCTGCGCCTGACCGCCGAGGACGGCTACACCGCACAGCGCAGCTACTCGGTGGCCTCCGCTCCCGACGGGCGGCCGGAGATCGCGCTGACCGTCGAACGTCTCGACGACGGTGAGGTGTCGGAGTTTCTGCACGACGTCGTCGTGGTCGGGGACGTGCTGGAGGTCCGCGGCCCGGTCGGCGGCTGGTTCGCCTGGGACGGGGTCTCCCCCGCGCTGCTGGTCGGCGGCGGCTCCGGCCAGGTCCCGCTGGCCGCGATGCTGCGCCACGCCCGCGCCACCGGCCGTCCCGACCTGGTCCGGATGCTGGTCTCGGTCCGCACCCCCGACGACCTGTTCTACGGTGAGGAGCTCACCGGGCCCCCGGTCACCACGGTGTTCACCCGGACCGCCCCACCCGGCGCGGTCCGCCCGGCGGGCCGGCTCACCCTCGACGACCTGGCCCCGCTCGTCCGCGGCGGGGAGACCGCGTTCGTGTGCGGCTCCCCCGCCTTCGCCGCCGCCGCGGCCGACCTGCTCGCCGCCGCCGGGGTCCCCGACCACGCGATCCGGATCGAGCAGTTCGGCCCGACCGGGGCCTGA
- a CDS encoding alpha/beta hydrolase: MTVTPAETSFASGGLRCAAWHLAPVGDALANDRGRPCVVMAHGFGATRDSGLLPFAQRFAAAGCAVLVFDYRGFGASDGTGDPRLDQDVHHGRHRADYHAAIAHARTLPGVDPERIVLWGSSYSGGHVVPVAARDGQVAAVISQGAAMDGTAALLEILRYAGPGQLARLTGHGLRDAAAGLLGRPPHRIAVFGPPGSTAAITSHDAESGYSSITGPGFRNTMRARGALRIPLNRPVTAAARLRAPILVVVAARDSIAPPASVRAVAARAGAGSEVLELPCGHFDIYLGAMFERSVTAQVDFLRRTLAVA; this comes from the coding sequence ATGACCGTCACCCCCGCCGAGACGTCGTTCGCGAGCGGCGGGCTGCGCTGTGCGGCCTGGCACCTCGCCCCGGTCGGCGACGCGCTCGCGAACGACCGCGGCCGCCCCTGCGTGGTCATGGCGCACGGCTTCGGCGCCACCCGCGACTCCGGGCTGCTGCCCTTCGCGCAGCGTTTCGCCGCCGCGGGCTGCGCGGTGCTCGTGTTCGACTACCGCGGGTTCGGCGCCTCGGACGGCACCGGCGATCCCCGCCTGGACCAGGACGTCCACCACGGCAGGCACCGCGCCGACTACCACGCCGCGATCGCGCACGCCCGCACGCTGCCCGGCGTCGACCCCGAGCGGATCGTGCTGTGGGGCAGCTCGTACTCCGGCGGCCACGTCGTCCCGGTCGCCGCCCGCGACGGCCAGGTCGCCGCGGTGATCTCCCAGGGTGCGGCGATGGACGGGACCGCCGCGCTGCTGGAGATCCTGCGCTACGCCGGACCCGGACAGCTCGCCCGCCTCACCGGGCACGGGCTGCGCGACGCCGCCGCCGGGCTGCTCGGACGACCGCCGCACCGGATCGCGGTGTTCGGACCGCCCGGGTCGACCGCGGCGATCACCTCGCACGACGCCGAGAGCGGCTACTCCTCGATCACCGGGCCCGGGTTCCGCAACACCATGCGGGCCCGGGGCGCGCTGCGGATCCCGCTGAACCGCCCGGTGACGGCGGCGGCGCGACTGCGGGCGCCGATCCTCGTCGTCGTCGCGGCGCGGGACTCGATCGCGCCGCCGGCGTCGGTGCGCGCGGTGGCCGCGCGGGCCGGGGCGGGCTCGGAGGTCCTGGAGCTGCCGTGCGGGCACTTCGACATCTATCTCGGCGCGATGTTCGAGCGGTCCGTGACCGCACAGGTGGACTTCCTGCGCCGCACGCTCGCCGTCGCCTGA